GACCCCATAACGATTGGATGAATCTTATACTGTGCCATAGCTGAGCCTCCTTATTGTTTTCTATTTTTGATTATACCAATTTGGCTTTAAAAAAGTAATTTTAAAAAGATGAAAGACGTATGTACATGTTGACAAAAAAGCGAGAATATTTTAGTATTATTTATGAAAAGTGTTGTTGTGTCATCAAAGGGTCAGGTAGCGATTCCTAAGGCAATGAGGGCAGATTTGAACATAAATGAAGGAGATACTCTCTCTGTATCGGTAGAAAATGGGAAGTTGATCTTAGAGCCTGCGGTTAATATACCATTTTCCCTGAGTTGGTTTTGTAAACCGGAAATACAACAACGCATAGCCAGTGCTCATGAAAACTTCAAAACTGGTAATTATAGTCAATATACTATAGATGAGTTTATAGAAATACTTGAGAAAAAAATCGGCACAGATTGAAAAGCATTATCATAGTTGACGTAGAGCCAAATTTTTGGTCCGATTTTGAGAACCTTCCTAAAGAAATTAAAAAAAAATTTAAAAAGCAATTCAAGTTTCTTAAGGAAAATCCTCAACACCCATCTTTGAAGATTCATAAAATTCAGGGAACAGATTATTGGGAATT
The Nitrospirota bacterium genome window above contains:
- a CDS encoding AbrB/MazE/SpoVT family DNA-binding domain-containing protein, with product MKSVVVSSKGQVAIPKAMRADLNINEGDTLSVSVENGKLILEPAVNIPFSLSWFCKPEIQQRIASAHENFKTGNYSQYTIDEFIEILEKKIGTD